Part of the Candidatus Bathyarchaeota archaeon genome is shown below.
TCGCGGCGTCTATCGTTTTTCTTAAAATGAACGCTTTACCTTCAAATGCCTTCTCCACACGGTTTATTTGCTCGTCATACCTAGGCATTATGACGGGCTGAATGTCGAACATTTCTAGAGCTTTCCTTGCTACCTCCTCTACTAGTCCTCCCATACCTAAGATGTAGGATGCATGGCTCTCCTCGAGTCTAAAGACGGCTATGGGTCTACTCGTATCCAACCCAACCTCCTCGACCAGTCGGAGGTTTGGTTTAAACTCTTTAAGCCAAGCAGCCGGGTCTAAAGCCCTATACTTGATAACCTTCGAGGATGCTATACCATACCTCGTCCAGGCGGCTTTAGGTATAACCCATGGCGTGAACAAGAAGCAGGATAACGGTATCGTGAGCTTAGCCACGGCCTCGGAGTGGGGGCTGTCGTTTACGGCTATATGCGGGATCCCTAGCCCGAAGGCTATCCTAGAGGCCTCGGGGGACGAGAACGAGATGACTAGGTCTGGCTTAAGTTTATGGAAAACTTTCTTAAGCTCAAGCATCCGTTCTAAGCTTGCCTCGAGCTTACCTTCCAAGGTAGCTCCGCCGTATCTACCTACTATATAAGCTTCCTCTCCTAAGATATCTAGAAGCTCGACCACCTCTCTGAACATCCTAGCGGTCTTAAATACTTGGAAGCCTCTTCTCTCAAGTTTCTTCGCTAAGACTGAGAAGAACCTGCACTGCTTAGGGGTTAAGATGTCGATCAAAACCTTCATAGCCGATCTATTGAACAACCGGATAGAAGATAAGTTCTTCCTAAGGATGGGGTGGAGTAGGATATAACTTAAATCCTGTCTAAAGTGTATTTAGTTTACAGTTTTCATAGCCCTCTAGGGGAGGTTTTATGGTTAATATAATGGACTTAAACCCTGAGGAAATTCCCGACATGTTGTGCAGCGGCGATCTCAAACTTACCGTTATAGGCTGTGGTGTCATGGGTTTGCCGCTGGCTTGTCTGTACGCCGATGCAGGGGTCCAAGTATATGGGGTCGATGTAAACATAAAGCACGTCGAAAACCTCAAACGAGGGATATGTCTGAACCCAGAGCCGGGTTTGAAAAGTCTCTTAAAGAGGGTATTAAGAGCTAATAGGTTTCACCCTACTACAGACCTTCAAAACGCCGTCGAGGACTCCGATGTTATAATGATCGTCGTCTCAGCGTCCGTAGACCCGCACGGCCTCCCAGACTATACGCCTTTGAGAAGGGTCTCTGAAGACTTAGGGCTTATTCTTGAAAAGGGTCATTTGGTCATCCAAAGTAGTACGACCGGGCCTGGCGTAACGGAGGAGATAGTTAAAGGCATGCTTGAATCCCTTTCAGGATTGAAGGCGGAGGAGGACTTCGGTTTCGCCTACAGTCCGCTTAGGGGTGCCGGAGGCTCTCTTCTCAGAGACCTGGTGCGGTACCCTAGGATTGTCGGAGCGGTCGGTCCTAGGAGCCTTGAAGCTACTAAAGCTGTTTTAAGCGTCGTCGTGAAGGGCGGTGTAGTACCGGTTAGGGATATAAAGACGGCGGAGACCGTGAAGCTTTTCGAAAACTACTACAGATTTGCGGCGTTAGTTCTAAGTCAGGAGCTGGCTATGCTCTGCGAGAAGATAAACGTAGACTACATGGAGGTTTTAGAGGCCTGTAGAACTCAGCCTCACTGCCATCTGCTGAGACCTAGTATAGGCATAGGCGGGCATCTACCCAAGGATATGCATTTGCTTCAGGCATCCGCCGAGGACGTTAAATGCGGCTTACGTATGCTCAGGACTGCGATGAAGGTGAACGAGAGGCTTCTTAAACATGACCTTTCGCTTGTGACGAAGGCGTTGCGGAGACTCGGTAAGCGTCTCCGGAGGTCTAAAATACTCGTCCTAGGGTTGAGCTTTAAGCCTAACGTTAAGGACATACGTAACTCCTACAGCTTCATACTCGCCGACTCTCTCTTGAAGAAAGGCGCTAGAGTTATCGTTTACGACCCCTACTTCACGACTAGGGAAATAAGGAATATGGGTTTCGAGGCCTCGGCGAACATGAATAGAGTCATCAAAGAGGTCGACTGCGTCGTGATAGCTACCCCGCATAGTAGGTTTAGACGTTTAAGTCTCGGCGACTTCAAGAGACCGGATGGTAAACCCGTGGCCGTGGTGGACTTCGGACGTATACTCGACGGCTCGGAGGCGGAGAAGATGGGTATAATCTACGTG
Proteins encoded:
- a CDS encoding DUF354 domain-containing protein; this translates as MKVLIDILTPKQCRFFSVLAKKLERRGFQVFKTARMFREVVELLDILGEEAYIVGRYGGATLEGKLEASLERMLELKKVFHKLKPDLVISFSSPEASRIAFGLGIPHIAVNDSPHSEAVAKLTIPLSCFLFTPWVIPKAAWTRYGIASSKVIKYRALDPAAWLKEFKPNLRLVEEVGLDTSRPIAVFRLEESHASYILGMGGLVEEVARKALEMFDIQPVIMPRYDEQINRVEKAFEGKAFILRKTIDAASLLYFASILVGGGGTMNIEAALLGVPVISCYPGETTYVERYLVDKGFIYRATESEEALAYMERLLEPNEKAKFEERARSLLKSMVNPAEFIAEKLEILFS
- a CDS encoding nucleotide sugar dehydrogenase — translated: MVNIMDLNPEEIPDMLCSGDLKLTVIGCGVMGLPLACLYADAGVQVYGVDVNIKHVENLKRGICLNPEPGLKSLLKRVLRANRFHPTTDLQNAVEDSDVIMIVVSASVDPHGLPDYTPLRRVSEDLGLILEKGHLVIQSSTTGPGVTEEIVKGMLESLSGLKAEEDFGFAYSPLRGAGGSLLRDLVRYPRIVGAVGPRSLEATKAVLSVVVKGGVVPVRDIKTAETVKLFENYYRFAALVLSQELAMLCEKINVDYMEVLEACRTQPHCHLLRPSIGIGGHLPKDMHLLQASAEDVKCGLRMLRTAMKVNERLLKHDLSLVTKALRRLGKRLRRSKILVLGLSFKPNVKDIRNSYSFILADSLLKKGARVIVYDPYFTTREIRNMGFEASANMNRVIKEVDCVVIATPHSRFRRLSLGDFKRPDGKPVAVVDFGRILDGSEAEKMGIIYVGVGAGTVG